In a single window of the Pseudoxanthomonas sp. F37 genome:
- a CDS encoding class I SAM-dependent rRNA methyltransferase produces MNTPNATVRLKNAWRSSHPWIFQKLVEKPAAKPKSGTLVEVVGVDGEWIGRGFYNGHSRIAVRILETHPDIPVDAGWFSRKIAEAVSLRRDVLKLDAVSDAWRVVHSEGDGLSGLVVDRYGDLIVVEFFAAGMFRHREWIYEALREQFPGCRFHSFADEHVQKQESFDFHGNTTTEAAVITEYGVKFRADPAGAHKTGFFADQRENREWLSRQVEGKTVLDLCCNTGGFAVYAAARGASEVVGVDIDQDVIQIAKGNARLNNVRPKFVQADIFPYLRDAANRGERYDVVILDPAKMTRDREQVIAALKKYLDMNKLALGVVKPGGLFATFSCTGLVSEEQFLDMLRRAAYFSGRTLQILKVAGAGPDHPFMAHVQESRYLKAVFCRVVD; encoded by the coding sequence ATGAACACGCCCAACGCGACCGTACGCCTGAAGAACGCCTGGCGTTCCAGCCACCCGTGGATCTTCCAGAAGCTGGTCGAGAAGCCCGCCGCCAAGCCCAAGTCCGGCACCCTGGTCGAGGTGGTCGGCGTGGACGGGGAGTGGATCGGGCGCGGCTTCTACAACGGCCATTCGCGCATCGCCGTGCGCATCCTGGAGACCCACCCCGATATCCCGGTGGATGCCGGCTGGTTCTCGCGCAAGATCGCCGAGGCGGTTTCCCTGCGCCGGGACGTGCTGAAGCTGGACGCCGTGAGCGATGCCTGGCGCGTGGTGCACAGCGAGGGCGACGGGCTGTCCGGCCTGGTGGTGGACCGCTACGGCGACCTGATCGTGGTGGAGTTCTTCGCCGCCGGCATGTTCCGCCACCGCGAATGGATCTACGAGGCGCTGCGCGAGCAGTTCCCCGGCTGCCGCTTCCACAGCTTCGCCGACGAACACGTGCAGAAGCAGGAGAGCTTCGACTTCCACGGCAACACCACCACCGAGGCGGCCGTCATCACCGAGTACGGGGTGAAGTTCCGCGCCGATCCCGCCGGCGCGCACAAGACCGGCTTCTTCGCCGACCAGCGCGAGAACCGCGAATGGCTCAGCCGCCAGGTGGAAGGCAAGACCGTGCTGGACCTGTGCTGCAACACCGGCGGTTTCGCCGTGTACGCAGCGGCACGCGGCGCCAGTGAGGTCGTCGGCGTGGACATCGACCAGGACGTCATCCAGATCGCCAAGGGCAACGCCCGGCTCAACAACGTGCGGCCCAAGTTCGTGCAGGCCGACATCTTCCCGTACCTGCGGGATGCGGCCAACCGCGGCGAGCGGTACGACGTGGTGATCCTGGACCCGGCCAAGATGACGCGCGACCGCGAGCAGGTGATCGCCGCGCTGAAGAAGTACCTGGACATGAACAAGCTGGCGCTGGGCGTGGTGAAGCCCGGTGGCCTGTTCGCCACGTTCTCCTGCACCGGCCTGGTCAGCGAGGAGCAGTTCCTGGACATGCTGCGCCGCGCCGCGTATTTCTCGGGCCGCACCCTCCAGATCCTCAAGGTCGCCGGTGCCGGCCCCGATCACCCCTTCATGGCGCACGTGCAGGAATCGCGCTACCTGAAGGCGGTGTTCTGCCGGGTGGTCGACTGA
- a CDS encoding TerC family protein: METIGNPWLWAGFGGLVVIALLVDLVLMRHGGAHKVTFKEAAWWSLGWIALAMIFNGALWWYVGQTAGAAEANRVGLEFLTGYLVEKALAVDNIFVFLMLFTYFAVPEEQRQRVLVIGILGAIVLRAILIFVGAALLAKFHWLLYLFGAFLLLTGIKMWFAAGKEPDLDKNPVLRWITGHLPLINRYHGAALWLGRGKRRRYTPLFVVLVMIAVTDVIFAVDSIPAIFAITSDPFIVLTSNVFAVLGLRAMFFLLAGMADRFHLLPYGLAVVLAFIGSKMLLVDVYKIPVLWSLGTVAMILAVTVALSLARPQKTHTAA, translated from the coding sequence ATGGAAACGATTGGCAACCCCTGGTTATGGGCCGGCTTCGGCGGCCTGGTGGTGATCGCGCTGCTGGTCGACCTGGTGCTGATGCGCCACGGCGGCGCGCACAAGGTGACGTTCAAGGAAGCGGCCTGGTGGAGCCTGGGCTGGATCGCCCTGGCGATGATCTTCAACGGCGCCCTGTGGTGGTACGTCGGCCAGACCGCGGGTGCGGCCGAAGCCAACCGCGTGGGCCTGGAGTTCCTGACCGGCTACCTGGTCGAGAAGGCGCTGGCGGTGGACAACATCTTCGTGTTCCTGATGCTGTTCACCTACTTCGCCGTGCCCGAGGAGCAGCGCCAGCGCGTGCTGGTCATCGGCATCCTGGGTGCCATCGTCCTGCGCGCCATCCTGATCTTCGTGGGCGCCGCGCTGCTGGCCAAGTTCCACTGGCTGCTGTACCTGTTCGGTGCGTTCCTGCTGCTGACCGGCATCAAGATGTGGTTCGCCGCGGGCAAGGAGCCGGACCTGGACAAGAATCCGGTGCTGCGCTGGATCACCGGCCACCTGCCGCTGATCAACCGCTACCACGGTGCCGCGTTGTGGCTGGGCCGCGGCAAGCGCCGCCGCTATACGCCCCTGTTCGTGGTGCTGGTGATGATCGCGGTGACCGACGTCATCTTCGCCGTGGACAGCATCCCGGCCATCTTCGCCATCACCTCGGACCCGTTCATCGTGCTGACCTCGAATGTGTTCGCGGTGCTGGGCCTGCGCGCGATGTTCTTCCTGCTGGCGGGCATGGCCGACCGCTTCCACCTGCTGCCCTACGGGCTGGCCGTGGTGCTGGCCTTCATCGGCAGCAAGATGCTGCTGGTGGACGTGTACAAGATCCCGGTACTGTGGTCGCTGGGCACGGTGGCCATGATCCTGGCCGTGACCGTGGCGCTGAGCCTGGCGCGGCCGCAGAAGACCCACACGGCAGCCTGA
- a CDS encoding rhomboid family intramembrane serine protease, with the protein MDLHPDDPAFDPETQQRYDRRRLFRALNLSLAFVLLLVIVYSAQGSFDVRPFTIAPLAADGLPGILTAPLLHGSLEHIAANASALLILGTLAGAVYPRATLWAIPLVWLGAGLGPWLLAEPGTHTLGASGLTHGLMFMIFMLGLLRRDRAAIAAGMIAFLFYGGMVLTVLPREAGVSWQAHLGGAVAGLVAAFLFRRLDPELPKKKYSWEIEEEEAAARSDDELELPPPREVPLLWVRPEPSQEEQRGVVLRFPPREPPTS; encoded by the coding sequence ATGGACCTGCATCCCGACGATCCGGCATTCGACCCGGAGACCCAGCAGCGCTACGACCGCCGTCGCCTGTTCCGCGCCCTCAACCTCAGTCTGGCCTTCGTGCTGCTGCTGGTCATCGTGTATTCGGCGCAAGGCAGCTTCGACGTGCGGCCGTTCACCATCGCGCCGCTGGCGGCGGACGGCCTGCCCGGCATCCTCACCGCACCGCTACTGCACGGCTCGCTGGAGCACATCGCCGCCAATGCCTCCGCGCTGCTGATCCTCGGCACGCTGGCCGGCGCGGTCTATCCGCGGGCCACGCTGTGGGCGATCCCGCTGGTGTGGCTGGGCGCGGGCCTGGGGCCGTGGCTGCTGGCCGAACCGGGCACGCACACGCTGGGCGCCAGCGGCCTGACCCACGGCCTGATGTTCATGATCTTCATGCTGGGCCTGCTGCGCCGCGACCGGGCCGCGATCGCCGCCGGCATGATCGCCTTCCTGTTCTACGGCGGCATGGTGCTGACCGTGCTGCCGCGCGAGGCCGGCGTGTCGTGGCAGGCGCACCTGGGCGGCGCGGTGGCGGGCCTGGTCGCCGCGTTCCTGTTCCGGCGCCTGGATCCTGAGCTGCCGAAGAAGAAGTACAGCTGGGAGATCGAGGAAGAGGAAGCCGCCGCTCGCAGCGACGACGAACTCGAACTGCCCCCTCCACGCGAAGTGCCGCTGCTGTGGGTACGCCCCGAACCTTCGCAGGAAGAACAGCGCGGCGTGGTGCTGCGTTTCCCACCGCGCGAGCCGCCGACGTCCTGA
- a CDS encoding TonB-dependent receptor → MSRLRPAVVRPHRLAFAITALLPLGTAFAQETSSTEPAPQSATTLDAVEVTAQRKVENIQDVPVSISTVSGEQLGVLASGGTDIRFLSGRVPSLNIESSFGRAFPRFYIRGYGNTDFRLNTSQPVSLVYDDVVQENPILKGFPLFDLEQVEVLRGPQGSLFGRNSPAGVVKFESAKPSQQTSGYGKVGYGTDDMWNLEGAVGGALSPNWSARASVLFQRRDDSVKNTYPGPSDGYEGYDESAGRVQFLYEGEGFDALLNAHARKLNGTARLFRANIIQPGTNNLVPGFDRDEVTQDGLNYSELESQGASARLSWDIGEYKLYSITGYESVETMNRGDIDGGFGAPYAPGGQYGPGFIPFSSETADGIPEHAQWTQEFRIESAYAGPWNWQAGLFYFDEDYKVESFSYDSIFTNGAQSGYERIRQTNDSYAIFGAATWQATDKLELRGGLRYTVDKKELTVEAYNGTKGDLAGLLAAQQAAYAAGDAADPFLTASPEDKKLSWDLSAVYKLNDDTNLFARVATGYRGSSIQAAGDFNNKTVAGPETSTSFEAGVKADFWDKRARLSANVFYYEVKDQQLTAVGGANNSNILLNAEKSTGQGFELDMQAYVLDNLLLTLGSSYNDTQIKDRDLAVSVCAQCTVTDPLDATGKALIDGNQLPQAPKWVHNLTARYSVGLGDGSELYVYTDWAYRSEVNFFLYDSIEFTGKSSLEGGLRIGYGWDYGNYEVALYGRNITDQTRVVGGIDFNNLTGFLNEPRTVGVEFNARF, encoded by the coding sequence ATGTCCCGACTCCGCCCGGCCGTCGTCCGGCCGCATCGCCTTGCCTTTGCCATCACCGCCCTGCTGCCGTTGGGCACCGCCTTCGCCCAGGAAACCTCCTCCACCGAGCCGGCCCCGCAGAGCGCCACCACGCTCGACGCAGTGGAAGTGACCGCGCAGCGCAAGGTCGAGAACATCCAGGACGTGCCGGTGTCCATCAGCACCGTCAGTGGCGAACAGCTCGGCGTGCTGGCCTCCGGCGGCACCGACATCCGCTTCCTCTCCGGCCGCGTGCCCAGCCTCAACATCGAATCCTCGTTCGGCCGCGCCTTCCCGCGCTTCTACATCCGTGGCTACGGCAACACCGACTTCCGCCTCAACACCTCGCAGCCGGTCTCGCTGGTGTACGACGACGTGGTGCAGGAAAACCCGATCCTGAAGGGCTTCCCGCTGTTCGACCTGGAACAGGTCGAAGTGCTGCGCGGCCCGCAGGGTTCGCTGTTCGGCCGCAACAGCCCGGCCGGCGTGGTGAAGTTCGAATCGGCCAAGCCGTCGCAGCAGACCAGCGGCTACGGCAAGGTCGGCTACGGCACCGACGACATGTGGAACCTGGAAGGCGCCGTCGGCGGCGCGCTCAGCCCCAACTGGTCGGCACGCGCCTCGGTGCTGTTCCAGCGCCGCGACGACTCGGTGAAGAACACCTACCCGGGCCCCAGCGACGGCTACGAGGGCTACGACGAATCCGCCGGCCGCGTGCAGTTCCTGTACGAAGGCGAGGGCTTCGACGCGCTGCTCAACGCGCATGCGCGCAAGCTCAATGGCACCGCGCGCCTGTTCCGCGCCAACATCATCCAGCCGGGCACCAACAACCTGGTGCCGGGTTTCGATCGCGATGAGGTCACCCAGGACGGCCTGAACTACTCCGAGCTGGAATCGCAGGGCGCCAGTGCGCGCCTCAGCTGGGACATCGGCGAGTACAAGCTGTACTCGATCACCGGCTACGAGAGTGTCGAGACGATGAACCGCGGCGACATCGACGGCGGCTTCGGCGCCCCGTACGCGCCGGGCGGCCAGTACGGCCCGGGCTTCATCCCGTTCTCGTCCGAAACCGCCGACGGCATTCCCGAGCATGCGCAGTGGACCCAGGAGTTCCGCATCGAATCCGCCTACGCGGGTCCGTGGAACTGGCAGGCGGGCCTGTTCTATTTCGATGAGGACTACAAGGTCGAGAGCTTCAGCTACGACTCGATCTTCACCAACGGCGCGCAAAGCGGTTACGAACGCATCCGCCAGACCAACGATTCGTACGCGATCTTCGGTGCCGCCACGTGGCAGGCGACCGACAAGCTGGAGCTGCGCGGCGGCCTGCGTTACACCGTCGACAAGAAGGAGCTGACGGTCGAAGCCTACAACGGCACCAAGGGCGACCTCGCCGGCCTGCTGGCCGCGCAACAGGCCGCCTACGCCGCGGGCGATGCCGCCGACCCGTTCCTGACCGCGTCGCCGGAAGACAAGAAGCTGAGCTGGGACCTGTCCGCCGTCTACAAGCTCAACGACGACACCAACCTGTTCGCGCGCGTGGCCACCGGCTACCGCGGCAGCAGCATCCAGGCCGCTGGCGACTTCAACAACAAGACCGTCGCCGGACCGGAAACCTCCACCTCGTTCGAAGCCGGCGTCAAGGCCGACTTCTGGGACAAGCGCGCGCGCCTGAGCGCCAACGTCTTCTATTACGAGGTGAAGGACCAGCAGCTGACCGCCGTCGGCGGCGCCAACAATTCCAACATCCTGCTCAACGCCGAAAAGAGCACCGGCCAGGGCTTCGAGCTGGACATGCAGGCGTACGTGCTGGACAACCTGCTGCTGACGCTGGGCAGCAGCTACAACGACACCCAGATCAAGGACCGCGACCTGGCCGTATCGGTCTGCGCGCAGTGCACCGTGACCGATCCGCTGGATGCCACCGGCAAGGCGCTGATCGACGGCAACCAGTTGCCGCAGGCACCGAAGTGGGTGCACAACCTGACCGCGCGCTACAGCGTCGGCCTGGGCGACGGCAGCGAACTGTACGTCTATACCGACTGGGCCTACCGCAGCGAAGTGAACTTCTTCCTGTACGACTCCATCGAGTTCACCGGCAAGTCGTCGCTGGAAGGCGGCCTGCGCATCGGCTACGGCTGGGACTACGGCAACTACGAAGTGGCGCTGTACGGCCGCAACATCACCGACCAGACCCGCGTTGTCGGCGGCATCGACTTCAACAACCTGACCGGCTTCCTCAACGAGCCGCGCACGGTGGGCGTGGAGTTCAACGCGAGGTTCTGA
- a CDS encoding TIGR00266 family protein, translated as MSQWFFHTPADNQRHGPLDEAAAQAFARRTPGALAWREGMREWKSVRELPELAGAATPPPHLPPLPGAGGRRGADEIDFRIVGHEMQFVEVELDPGESAIAEAGALMFKDSAVQMDTVFGDGSHSGQGGGFMDKLFSAGKRVLTGESLFTTLYTHTGQGKAKVAFAAPYPGTVLAMKLDEHGGRLICQKDSFLAGARGVSVGIHLQRKILTGLFGGEGFIMQKLEGDGWVFVHAGGCVVERELKAGERIDVDTGCVVAYHASVNMEVRPVSGIKSMFFGGEGVFLATLTGPGKVWLQSLPFSRLAGRMLQAAPQGGGQARGEGSVLGGLGRILDGDNSF; from the coding sequence ATGAGCCAATGGTTTTTCCATACCCCTGCCGACAACCAGCGCCATGGCCCCCTGGACGAGGCCGCCGCGCAGGCCTTCGCCCGGCGCACCCCGGGCGCTCTAGCCTGGCGCGAGGGCATGCGCGAATGGAAGTCCGTGCGCGAGTTGCCCGAACTGGCCGGCGCCGCCACGCCTCCCCCGCATCTGCCCCCGCTGCCGGGCGCCGGTGGCCGCCGCGGCGCGGACGAGATCGATTTCCGCATCGTCGGCCATGAGATGCAGTTCGTCGAAGTGGAACTGGACCCGGGCGAGAGCGCCATCGCCGAAGCCGGCGCGCTGATGTTCAAGGACAGCGCCGTGCAGATGGATACGGTGTTCGGCGACGGCTCCCACAGCGGCCAGGGCGGCGGTTTCATGGACAAGCTGTTTTCGGCCGGCAAGCGCGTGCTGACCGGCGAAAGCCTGTTCACCACCCTGTACACGCATACCGGCCAGGGCAAGGCCAAGGTCGCCTTCGCCGCGCCCTACCCCGGGACCGTGCTGGCGATGAAGCTGGACGAACACGGCGGACGCCTGATCTGCCAGAAGGACAGCTTCCTGGCCGGTGCGCGCGGCGTCTCGGTCGGCATCCACCTGCAGCGCAAGATCCTGACCGGCCTGTTCGGCGGCGAGGGTTTCATCATGCAGAAGCTGGAAGGCGACGGTTGGGTGTTCGTGCATGCCGGCGGCTGCGTGGTCGAGCGCGAGCTCAAGGCGGGCGAGCGCATCGACGTGGACACCGGCTGCGTGGTGGCCTACCACGCCAGCGTCAACATGGAGGTGCGACCGGTCAGCGGCATCAAGAGCATGTTCTTCGGCGGCGAGGGCGTGTTCCTGGCCACGCTGACCGGCCCCGGCAAGGTGTGGCTGCAGTCGCTGCCGTTCTCGCGCCTGGCCGGCCGCATGCTGCAGGCCGCGCCGCAGGGCGGCGGCCAGGCCCGCGGCGAAGGCTCGGTGCTGGGCGGCCTGGGCCGCATCCTGGATGGCGACAACAGCTTCTGA
- a CDS encoding patatin-like phospholipase family protein codes for MHPIPRSRPLLLAACVALLAACGGDNVKPAPPPAVAKPVPAAPRVKVGLALGGGAAKGFAHIGVIKMLEANGIEPQVVSGTSAGSVVGALYASGMDPFRLQTQAFALDEAKIRDVRLFSGGLVQGQKLQDYVNDLVGKRTIQQLKKPFAAVSTQLENGERTVFVRGNTGQAVRASSSIPGVFEPVVIGKASYVDGGVVSPVPVDAARQLGADFVIAVDISTKAPGTTPGSMLGIVNQSISIMGQRLGEQELARADIVIRPKVNDIGPADFEQKNTAILEGERAALAAMPQIKAKLAELQRARNTAHAARHAPPKPDPRCLEEPSRLGRLFGRDVKCDAAGRPVKQ; via the coding sequence ATGCATCCGATTCCGCGTTCGCGCCCCCTGCTGCTCGCCGCCTGCGTCGCCCTGCTGGCCGCCTGCGGCGGCGACAACGTCAAGCCCGCGCCGCCTCCGGCGGTGGCCAAACCGGTGCCCGCAGCGCCGAGGGTGAAGGTGGGCCTCGCGCTGGGCGGAGGTGCGGCAAAGGGGTTTGCGCACATCGGCGTGATCAAGATGCTGGAGGCCAACGGCATCGAGCCGCAGGTCGTGTCCGGCACCAGTGCCGGCAGCGTGGTCGGCGCCCTGTACGCCAGCGGCATGGACCCGTTCCGGCTGCAGACCCAGGCCTTCGCGCTGGACGAAGCGAAGATCCGCGACGTGCGCCTGTTCTCCGGCGGCCTGGTGCAGGGCCAGAAGTTGCAGGACTACGTCAACGACCTGGTCGGCAAGCGCACCATCCAGCAGTTGAAGAAGCCCTTCGCCGCCGTGTCCACCCAGCTGGAGAACGGCGAGCGCACGGTGTTCGTGCGCGGCAACACCGGCCAGGCGGTGCGCGCGTCCAGCAGCATCCCGGGCGTGTTCGAGCCGGTGGTGATCGGCAAGGCCAGCTACGTCGACGGCGGCGTGGTCAGTCCGGTGCCGGTGGACGCGGCACGCCAGCTGGGCGCGGACTTCGTCATCGCCGTGGACATCTCCACCAAGGCGCCCGGCACCACGCCGGGCAGCATGCTGGGCATCGTCAACCAGTCCATCAGCATCATGGGCCAGCGGCTGGGCGAACAGGAACTGGCGCGTGCCGACATCGTCATCCGGCCCAAGGTCAACGACATCGGCCCGGCCGATTTCGAACAGAAGAACACCGCCATCCTCGAAGGCGAACGCGCCGCGCTGGCGGCGATGCCGCAGATCAAGGCCAAGCTGGCCGAACTGCAGCGCGCCCGCAACACCGCGCACGCGGCGCGTCACGCGCCGCCGAAGCCCGACCCGCGCTGCCTGGAAGAACCCTCGCGGCTGGGGCGCCTGTTCGGCCGCGACGTGAAATGCGACGCCGCAGGACGACCGGTAAAGCAGTAG
- a CDS encoding N-methyl-D-aspartate receptor NMDAR2C subunit, with protein MDSFLLSWQRAWTGIGAAGEGSALFAQLMAAYAEAQRHYHTQQHLGECLLAFDGVRALAERPDEVELALWFHDAIYDIRGHHNEQRSADWAHDALRAAGVAAEVAQRVHGLVMATRHAAVPTGRDEQLLVDIDLSILGAERARFDEYEQQIRKEYAYVPGFLFRRKRREILKGFLDRPAIYSTPHFHDRLEARARDNLRRATAA; from the coding sequence GTGGACAGCTTCCTTCTCTCCTGGCAACGCGCCTGGACCGGCATCGGCGCGGCGGGGGAGGGCAGTGCGCTGTTCGCGCAGCTGATGGCGGCCTACGCCGAAGCGCAGCGCCACTACCACACGCAGCAGCACCTCGGTGAATGCCTGTTGGCGTTCGACGGCGTGCGCGCGCTGGCGGAGCGTCCGGACGAAGTGGAGCTGGCACTGTGGTTCCATGACGCGATCTACGACATCAGGGGCCACCACAACGAACAGCGCAGCGCGGACTGGGCGCACGACGCGTTGCGCGCTGCCGGCGTGGCCGCCGAGGTGGCACAGCGCGTGCACGGCCTGGTGATGGCGACGCGGCATGCCGCCGTTCCCACGGGCCGGGACGAGCAGCTGCTGGTCGACATCGACCTGTCCATCCTCGGCGCGGAGCGGGCGCGCTTCGACGAGTACGAACAGCAGATCCGCAAGGAATATGCGTACGTGCCCGGCTTCCTGTTCCGCCGCAAGCGCCGCGAGATCCTCAAGGGTTTCCTCGATCGGCCCGCGATCTACAGCACGCCGCACTTCCACGACAGGCTGGAGGCGAGGGCGCGCGACAACCTGCGCCGCGCCACCGCCGCGTAG
- a CDS encoding putative quinol monooxygenase — MYGLIGKMRATPGQREALLALLLEGTGAMPGCLSYVIAQDPTDADAIWITEVWTDAASHKASLSLPAVQQAIAKARPLIAGFDSHVETIPVGGHGVPSSL, encoded by the coding sequence ATGTACGGACTGATCGGCAAGATGCGCGCCACGCCCGGCCAGCGCGAGGCGTTGCTCGCGCTCCTGCTGGAAGGCACCGGGGCCATGCCGGGTTGCCTGAGCTACGTCATCGCGCAGGACCCCACCGATGCCGATGCGATCTGGATCACCGAGGTCTGGACCGACGCGGCCAGCCACAAGGCCTCGCTCTCGCTGCCGGCGGTACAGCAGGCCATCGCGAAGGCGCGGCCGCTGATCGCCGGCTTCGACAGCCATGTCGAGACGATCCCGGTCGGGGGTCATGGAGTGCCGTCTTCCTTGTAG
- a CDS encoding Lrp/AsnC family transcriptional regulator, translating to MTQTSLLDRTDLRLLALLQRDGRATNADIAAQVNLSPSACLRRIQRLEATGVIAGYAARVDPKAVGLGLQAFVRVQLERHDPASVQQFGDRVQAWNEVVACYALTGDMDYLLHVVVQDLEHFSRFLLDNLLNASGVADVNSSFVLRAVKTDGGLPLPGA from the coding sequence ATGACCCAAACCTCCCTTCTCGACCGCACCGACCTGCGCCTGCTGGCCCTGCTGCAGCGCGACGGCCGGGCGACCAATGCCGACATCGCCGCCCAGGTGAACCTGTCGCCCTCGGCCTGCCTGCGCCGCATCCAGCGGCTGGAGGCCACCGGAGTGATCGCCGGCTACGCCGCCCGCGTCGATCCCAAGGCGGTGGGGCTGGGCCTGCAGGCGTTCGTGCGCGTGCAGCTGGAACGGCACGACCCGGCCAGCGTCCAGCAGTTCGGCGACCGGGTGCAGGCCTGGAACGAGGTGGTCGCCTGCTATGCGCTGACCGGCGACATGGATTACCTGCTGCACGTGGTGGTGCAGGACCTGGAGCATTTCTCGCGCTTCCTGCTGGACAACCTGCTCAACGCCAGTGGCGTGGCCGACGTGAACTCCAGTTTCGTGCTGCGTGCGGTGAAGACCGACGGCGGGTTGCCGCTGCCGGGTGCCTGA